The Deltaproteobacteria bacterium genomic interval CATCCCAATGAGCCCGGCAGTTTTTAGTCAGCCTTCGGTACCCGGCCTTCCTGGCGCACCATCGGCCGCCAACTCACCGGTAGACGGATTCAGCCTCAATGGCCAAGCGGTTGAGCAGTTCAATAATATCCTAAGCCAGTTAGGCATGGACCCAGTTGCTCCAAACACAATTGCAGAAAAGTTTGGAGGCAATTTCGCACAGCAACTTTCCATGATTGGTTCAGGCCTTTCCTCAAATTCAATTGGGGCAAGTCAGGCTGCTTTTGCATCGGCAATTGGTTCGGGCCCGGTCATTGATTATCAAGATGTGAATGCGCTGGTTCAGCAGGTTCTTCGTGAAGCCTACGGGCAGAATACCGAAGACCTTCGTATGTATGCAGAGAAGGTGAAACATTTTAACGCTCAGAAGGAAATGGTTCGAAACCACCTAAACGACCTACGTAAGTTTGAAACTCAAGCGAGAGAGTTTGGTATTTCACAAGGTATCACTGACCTTAGCGACCCAGGGACTTGGAGCGCCGAGCAGATCGACGCTATGCAATCCTTTTTTGCTACAAACTCAACAAACGGCGTTTCTGCTTCAGCTTATACCCTTGCTCATAATCGTTCTGTTGATGAGTGCGTGACTTCTGCTCAAGCACTGGTTCAGGATGCGTACGGCTGTGAGTTGCCAGATGAACTCGAGAATACGTTAAAGGAAGCCTTAGAAAGTAAGGACCCAAGCAAGATTTTTAACGCACTCACCGGTGTCGCTGGATATTTGTCCTACCTTGGTGACTCGAGTGTTGCCAATGGACAGTTTGGACAGGGCGGCGGATACGACGACGTTACACATATTACATCTCAGCCTTCTTTCGACGACTATCAACACTATATCCAAGACCCAGCCAATGAGGTTGCGCGTGGTAACCTCCACTCTGGCGATGTCGCATTGATTGAAGCTGCGTTTGGTGTTGATTTGGGAATTGATGGTCAATCAAGTGTTCAGGAAGTTGTTGCTGCGGCGATGAACCCGGTTAATGACAAATGGGCTCATGAAATTTTACACGGCCGTGCCATGAGCAGTGCAGAAATCAACGCAGACTTGAGGGCCAATGGTCCAACCAGTACAACTGCCCTTGAAATCTTCGGTTCTACCCAAGCTGCAGTAGAAGCTTATTGGGGTGGCCCCATCGATGCACAGGATAAGGATAGCCAGATGCGTATGGAATTGGGAATGCCAAATGGTGTACCCGGACCAGGCGTTTGCAGTATCGACCAGGTAGCTGACGAGATTAAAACCTGGGAAGACAAGTTGAACAGCATCGGTGATGACGCTCAGCTGGCAAACGTTGACTTACAGAATATGCTCCAAAAGCAGCAACAAACACTGCAAATGATGAGCAATATATCGAAGCAGCTTAACGATACAGCCATGGCAATTATTCGTAAGATGGGTGGCTGATAGCGGCTTAGATTCTAAAGAATAACCAATAATGAAAGCGGGTGGGTTCTGGGGAACTTGCCCGCTTTTTTCTTTTTGAGCATTCCCCAACCCGAAGTGGCAAATAGTGGCTAGATTTGTCTGATCTGAAGCCGCTCTTGGCTTGCGGTTTGTTCCGGGGATGGCTAGACCCTGGTGCTATGAAAAACGAATCGAAATACACGGATACTGCAGCCTGGTTACCCAATGCGCAGACTTTGGTAGAGCGTTGCGAACGCCAAATTAAAAATGGCCGTCAAGCCGAGGCCTCCGAAGTATTGGGAGGTTTGGGCATACCCGGCGGCGATTTATCAGTGACTCCACTGGGTTTACGCGCTGGTCTTCTTGGGACCAAAGCAGGAACGGCTTTTTTCCACCACGAACTTCGAATCCGATTGCCTATGCCCAAAGCACTCGAACCTGAAATGGCGGTTTGGGACGAAGGCACGGTACCCCTATGGAAGGAAGGCGTTCTGGCGGAGCCTAAATATTTCTCCTTCTTTCAAGACTCGCCCCTGATTGCATTCAATCCGAATCATCGGCGTAAATGGCCGGCCCATGAACTCTTACACGGAGCTGTTGGGTTTTTCTGGCGTCCGGATATGACTCGATTTGAAGCTTATCTGGGGTCCCGACTGAACGAGTTATTGCCAGTGGTTCACTGGCATGGTTTCGACGACATTTTTAGAGGCCAATGTGACAAGCATTTGGGTGAAGCGCTTTACACTGCATTTTGTCCTGCTTGCGAGGCCATCGATAACCCTTATTGGGAACTTACCGATGAGGCGGTGGAGGCATTGAGACCGGCGGCTCTGCGGCATGCGCAGCACGGCCTGAGTCATTTCGAGACTGAATGGAGTGCCTGTCATCGAGAGCTTTCTACGGGGCGGCCTATATCAAGCCCGCTTGGTAAGCTCGACGCATCAAGTGATGCACGGGCTTATCTTAGAAGTCACTGGAATAGAATGACGGCATGGAGCTTTGGAACTTGGGTAGAATTGTTTTGTGTGGATGGCGTGGATTATCACTCAACACTTGAGGGCATGATGCATCGAGTTGGCTCGGTCACTCAAGAACTCTTGGGCGACGAGCCGGTTATTGGGGTTGAGGGTTACGAGAGTCGCCGGGCGCGGCGTCTTTTGCAGGATGTGTCCTACAGAGCTTTCATTGCTTTAGAGAGTCTAGATGAAACCACGGTTGCAGCGCAGCGGGCGGAGGCTTTGTTGATGCCGATTCTTGAGGAAGCATCGAAGCAGTGCAGCGTATTACTCGAAGCAAATTCTGGAGGGGAAACGATTGATGGAGTGTTGCCTACCTTGAAAGAGCTGATTGGCAGTGTTGAGGCCAATGCTGAATTATTTGGCGAGGAACTCGCAGGTAGTTTTGGTGCATTGGGACTGCGCTGGGTTGATTTAGGAGTGGGGCAGGAGGCTGAGTTGGCTCAGCTTCAGCAAGGGTCCTTATCACTAGGGCTGGCGGACCATACTGAAGACCAATTGTTGGACCTAACGACGCAGCTTCACGGGAGCCCTCACATCGATTTGAGAGGCAGTCTGTGCGAACGGTTGGCAACACTTGATGGTGCAGACGTTACGGCAGTTGGGACACTTCTAGGGTTTGAAGCGTTTTTGAAAACCTCACCGAAAAGTGACCCTGATGCTGAAGACTTTGCTGTCTTGCCTGAAGACCAAGCAGATCTTTTCGCGCGAGGTGGTGTATTAAGGCTTAATGAGAGCCTTCGTCGAGGTACGTTCCCTGCAGGTTTTATCCGGGAACAAATGGGCGAGGAGATGGTACCCGAATCCTCTGAAGACGAATCGGTTACGTTGCTGGGCGGATGGTTTATGGGGGAGCCGCGGCTTCTTCTCATTGACGATGAGCTTGAGAAACTTATCAGACTCTTCGACCAGCCTGTTGGCGTAGGCACCCTTGAACGGGTGTATGCTGATCCTATCCTGAATCTTCTTAATCACGGTATGGTTGTTTGGATACCGGATCTGCGCTGAGCCTTTTATCTAAGATTTTACCAGAGCCTTAATGAAGGTCATTTGGCCAATTTTTTTGCGTAGGCTATCTCGGTCTTGAACATATTTCTCAAGATTATTATTCGCCTCGTGCTCTCGGAGTTGGTTCAGTGCTGATTCAAGTTCATCCGGGCTGACAAGTGTCCAGTTGGAATCGGCATCGCGGTAGGTTTTATTAAAAGGACCTTTGGGGTCAAAATAAGACTCACCCTGAAGAACTTCGTCAACCTCGATATAATGTTCGAAATCTGAGATTCCCATCTGGGAGAGAAGCGTCTCCAGGTGTTTTATTTTGGGATAGCGATGTTTATAAGCCGTCATGGCTTCAGGGATTATTTCGGCCCACCAATATCCGTCGAGTAGTTGCTCGTGAGAGCTGGTCTGAATGATAAGCGCGCCACCTGGTTTGAGAACGCGGCGGATTTCTTTCAAGGCAAGCTGAACGGCAGGAAAACCGTTGTCGCAGCCTTCGGTATTGTCGAGGTGATGGAGGACAAAATTAACCATGACCCCATCAAAGGATGCATCTTTGAAAGGTAGGTTTTGCAGTGTCGATTGCTGGAGCTCAACGTTGGGGAGTTCTTTGGCGCGTGCAGATTCGAGCATGCCCTGACTGGCATCGACCCCAACGATATGAGCGACATGGGGTGAGATGGCTCGGAGATAATTGCCTGTGCCACACCCCGCATCAAGTAAGCGGAGCTGATTCAGAGGTTTATTGCAGCGGCCGAGTCCAGCTAAAATAGCCTCAACACCCACAGGGTATCTATTAACCGAATAGCTGTAGGCCTTGTCATCATATTGTTCAAAGTTCGAGCCGCTCATCGCCACACTTCCATATCTATTGGGAATAATTCGTTTTTACCGGTTTTTGATAGCTCTTCCCAAAGCAGTTTTTCCATCAAATCGCGTGTACGTATATATGGAATGTCTTCTTTTATAAAGGTTATGAAGCCTAGATTATTGGGCTAGAAAGAGATTATTAAGCCTGGGCGATAGAGCCCCGGTTTCATTAAAATGTTTCTCGGGCCTTCAAGCTTGGTGGCGCGAATAGGAAATTAAGGGCTGTTGGCGGTTTTGAGTTCCTATGGGCTTAGCCTAGCTTAGACTTTGATATTGGGAGATCTACTTCATGTTGATCAAGCAACTGAGTGCTTTTCACGAACTGGATGCGATGTCAGATTTACAAACTGCTGTTTGGGGGTTTGATCCGATTGATGTCGTTCCTTCTTATATTTTTGTAGCAGCCGTAAGAGCAGGGGGCTTGGTTCTTGGTGCATTTGATGAGGATAGGCTGATAGGCTACGCGCTCGGGTTTAGGGGCTATGTTGACGGGCATCATTTTATGTATTCCCACTTAGTGGGAGTCCATCCAGACCATCGTGATGGCGGTGTTGGTTTTGAACTCAAAATGGCTCAAAAGAAGTTTGCGCTTGAGAACGAGTTGGAAAAAATCGTTTGGACCTTCAACCCGATGCATTCGCGTAATGCACGTTTAAATATATCGAAACTCGGTGGCCGGGTCTCTCGCTATATCTCGCCCGCAAAGAGCGACTCGGCATTTAAAGGTTTCTTGACGCCGCGCTTTGAAGTGACCTGGGATATTCACCAAACCAACGAAGAAGCTGCCGGCTGGAGCGAGGCTACCGCAATCGTAAGAGTAGGTGAGAACGGCTTTCCTCTTTTGCAACCGGGTATAGATGTCTCTGGGGAATCCTTGTTGAGCCTTCCAATCCCTCTAAACTTTGATTCCATGTTGGAGACAGATCCTGAGCGTGCTCAGGCTTGGCA includes:
- a CDS encoding GNAT family N-acetyltransferase; this encodes MLIKQLSAFHELDAMSDLQTAVWGFDPIDVVPSYIFVAAVRAGGLVLGAFDEDRLIGYALGFRGYVDGHHFMYSHLVGVHPDHRDGGVGFELKMAQKKFALENELEKIVWTFNPMHSRNARLNISKLGGRVSRYISPAKSDSAFKGFLTPRFEVTWDIHQTNEEAAGWSEATAIVRVGENGFPLLQPGIDVSGESLLSLPIPLNFDSMLETDPERAQAWQSMVMEFSGRVINHGFDVIDFKCDETSGHYLLSRRSVA
- a CDS encoding class I SAM-dependent methyltransferase, with the translated sequence MSGSNFEQYDDKAYSYSVNRYPVGVEAILAGLGRCNKPLNQLRLLDAGCGTGNYLRAISPHVAHIVGVDASQGMLESARAKELPNVELQQSTLQNLPFKDASFDGVMVNFVLHHLDNTEGCDNGFPAVQLALKEIRRVLKPGGALIIQTSSHEQLLDGYWWAEIIPEAMTAYKHRYPKIKHLETLLSQMGISDFEHYIEVDEVLQGESYFDPKGPFNKTYRDADSNWTLVSPDELESALNQLREHEANNNLEKYVQDRDSLRKKIGQMTFIKALVKS